One segment of Aquimarina sp. BL5 DNA contains the following:
- a CDS encoding T9SS type B sorting domain-containing protein — MKYVSIVLLFLLGSSIFAQGEANNWYFGQNAGISFSTTPPTPLTDGNINTLEGCTTISDATGQLLFYTDGRTAWDRNGRVMPNANYNAGTGLLGDPSSTSSALIVPQPNVPNRYFIFAVDEPHHENAATYPNQNTGFPANQDDGFNNGFTYSVVDMTLNGGLGDVVVSEKNIPLITYNTANNAESSYKCSEKITAVKSDDCDSFWVITHFIDTYYAFSVDQTGVNTTPITSQVGVTVPISGYRRNALGYLKASPEGDKLAVVHFGLTNVTSGDGPGKVLFYDFDNSTGIVSNEIELYNGDAPYGIEFSQSGERLYTTVGLGIGGQGEGFLMQFDLTVPDNQIAASGTRILNENGQDTSIFSAGALQLGPDGKIYRALFDFNSGTGNYLGVIENPEELAANINYSDRGVLVNIDGGRGSRIGLPPFIQSIFAQTIDIINSGDPNNVNLILCEGDTYRLEYQDITTATYTWYIDDVQVTNGSFFLDVTTTGNYRLEVDLNDGSCPLIGVANVTFFEVPIVEDTPITQIICDDNNDGISDLDLSLFDATILGTQDPNQFQVRYFRSLADANADINVLPQNFTTENNPQTIAARIENIGNINCYDTTSFQIEIFDEPTAFTTNPIVSCDNADDGDDTNGIITYDLTTANSDIYNGQNIADYAISYHTTLLDAQNNTNPIPDPTNAVLSNTMTAVYARLENNLNTTCFDTVEISVTINVLPIANNTSLAQCDEYMNTNDGITLFNLNEAVDQITGGSTDRSILFFEDMISADAGTSAISNTNTYQNTVVNQQLFVRVTNDLTGCFRISTLDLLVSTTSASDAILNECDDDGTEDGFREFDLTQANAQVLLGIASPNLAVSYYETNENALSETNPITTYTNSTPGTQGQDIVYARVEDNLNQCFGINQVALFVNPLPDIEEVSEAFLCEGASVIIDSGLESGNSNDFDYLWSTGETTERITVTTAMDYTVTVTNQLTGCFKDRTVTVTTSSPAIITTIEINDASDNNTVTININGSGNYEFAIAYNGSNIRTYQDSPIFTNVPPGFHKVYIRDKNGCGPETTQDISVVGFPKYFTPNGDGFHETWNVEGVSSQVLGNSIIYIFDRSGKLLKQLVPSGNGWDGTYGGRLMPSSEYWFQVKLGDGRIRKGSFALIR, encoded by the coding sequence ATGAAATACGTATCAATTGTTCTTTTATTTTTATTAGGCTCCTCTATATTTGCGCAAGGAGAAGCTAATAACTGGTATTTTGGACAAAATGCAGGAATAAGTTTTAGCACCACACCTCCTACTCCACTTACAGATGGAAATATAAACACACTAGAAGGATGTACAACTATTTCTGATGCTACTGGTCAATTACTTTTTTACACAGATGGAAGAACTGCTTGGGATCGAAATGGTCGAGTAATGCCTAATGCTAATTATAATGCAGGTACTGGGTTATTGGGTGATCCATCGAGCACCTCGAGTGCATTGATCGTACCTCAACCCAATGTACCAAATAGATATTTCATTTTTGCTGTAGATGAACCTCATCATGAAAATGCTGCTACATACCCTAATCAAAATACAGGATTTCCAGCCAATCAAGATGATGGTTTTAATAATGGATTCACTTATTCTGTTGTGGATATGACTTTAAATGGTGGATTAGGAGATGTCGTAGTTAGTGAAAAAAACATACCTCTGATTACTTACAACACCGCAAATAATGCTGAGAGCTCTTATAAATGTTCTGAAAAAATCACAGCTGTAAAAAGTGATGATTGTGATTCTTTTTGGGTGATTACCCATTTTATTGATACCTATTATGCGTTTAGTGTAGACCAAACAGGAGTAAATACTACTCCCATAACATCACAAGTTGGAGTGACAGTTCCCATTTCTGGCTATAGGCGGAATGCCTTAGGATACCTTAAAGCTTCTCCAGAAGGAGATAAATTAGCTGTGGTACATTTTGGATTAACCAATGTCACTAGTGGAGATGGACCAGGAAAAGTACTGTTTTATGATTTTGATAATAGCACGGGAATAGTTAGTAATGAAATAGAATTATATAACGGTGACGCCCCTTATGGAATAGAGTTTTCACAAAGTGGAGAACGCCTATATACTACAGTAGGTTTAGGGATTGGCGGTCAAGGAGAAGGTTTTTTAATGCAATTTGACCTAACAGTACCGGACAACCAAATTGCAGCTAGCGGAACAAGAATCTTAAATGAAAATGGACAAGATACATCCATTTTTAGTGCAGGAGCATTACAACTAGGGCCCGATGGAAAAATTTACAGAGCATTGTTTGATTTTAATTCTGGCACTGGAAACTATCTTGGAGTTATAGAAAATCCAGAAGAGTTGGCGGCTAATATTAATTACAGTGACAGAGGAGTATTAGTAAATATAGATGGCGGAAGAGGTTCCAGAATAGGATTACCACCATTTATTCAATCGATTTTTGCACAAACTATTGATATTATTAACAGCGGAGATCCTAACAATGTAAACCTGATACTTTGTGAAGGAGACACCTATAGATTAGAATATCAAGATATTACCACCGCAACATATACCTGGTATATTGATGATGTTCAGGTTACTAACGGTTCTTTTTTTCTCGATGTCACTACTACAGGAAATTATAGATTAGAAGTTGATCTTAATGATGGTAGTTGTCCTTTGATTGGTGTTGCCAACGTTACTTTTTTTGAGGTACCTATAGTAGAAGATACTCCTATAACTCAGATTATTTGTGATGACAATAATGATGGAATATCAGATCTAGACCTATCATTATTTGATGCTACAATTTTAGGAACACAAGATCCTAATCAGTTTCAGGTGCGCTATTTCAGATCCTTGGCGGATGCTAATGCAGATATTAACGTATTACCCCAAAACTTTACAACAGAAAACAACCCACAAACTATTGCTGCTAGAATTGAAAATATTGGCAACATTAACTGTTATGATACAACTAGTTTTCAAATCGAGATTTTTGATGAACCAACAGCATTTACAACCAATCCAATAGTTTCTTGTGATAATGCGGATGATGGTGATGACACTAATGGAATCATAACATATGATTTGACTACAGCAAATAGTGACATTTATAATGGTCAAAATATTGCTGACTACGCTATTAGCTATCATACTACCTTACTAGATGCACAGAATAACACAAATCCAATTCCAGATCCTACAAATGCAGTGCTATCAAACACAATGACTGCAGTATATGCCAGACTAGAAAACAATCTAAACACAACTTGTTTTGATACCGTAGAGATTTCTGTAACTATTAATGTATTACCTATTGCTAATAACACTTCCTTAGCTCAATGTGACGAATATATGAATACCAATGATGGTATCACATTATTTAATCTTAATGAAGCTGTAGATCAAATCACTGGAGGCAGTACAGATCGTTCAATTTTGTTTTTTGAAGATATGATCTCAGCTGATGCAGGAACATCTGCCATTTCAAATACAAATACATATCAAAATACTGTAGTAAATCAACAATTATTTGTTAGGGTAACAAATGATCTAACAGGATGTTTTAGAATTTCGACACTAGATCTTTTAGTAAGTACTACATCTGCTAGCGATGCTATTTTAAATGAGTGTGATGATGATGGCACAGAAGATGGGTTTAGAGAATTTGATCTTACACAAGCGAATGCCCAGGTTCTTCTTGGAATCGCCAGTCCAAACCTTGCGGTTTCTTATTACGAAACGAATGAAAATGCTCTTAGTGAAACCAATCCAATAACTACATATACCAATAGTACTCCAGGAACTCAAGGACAAGATATCGTGTATGCCAGAGTAGAAGACAATCTAAATCAATGTTTTGGTATCAACCAAGTAGCGCTTTTTGTTAATCCCTTACCAGATATCGAAGAAGTAAGTGAAGCTTTTTTATGTGAAGGTGCTAGCGTTATTATTGACTCAGGATTAGAATCTGGCAATTCAAATGATTTTGATTATCTATGGTCAACAGGAGAAACCACGGAGCGTATAACTGTGACCACCGCTATGGACTATACAGTAACCGTTACCAATCAACTAACTGGATGTTTTAAGGATCGAACGGTAACTGTTACAACATCTTCACCGGCAATTATTACGACTATTGAAATTAATGATGCTTCGGATAATAATACTGTGACTATTAATATAAATGGATCTGGTAACTACGAATTTGCAATAGCCTATAATGGCAGTAATATAAGAACCTATCAAGATAGTCCAATCTTTACCAACGTACCACCTGGATTTCATAAGGTTTATATAAGAGATAAAAACGGATGTGGCCCAGAAACCACTCAAGACATTTCTGTAGTAGGATTTCCTAAATATTTTACTCCAAATGGTGATGGTTTTCATGAGACCTGGAATGTAGAAGGAGTATCATCACAAGTATTAGGCAATTCTATCATCTATATTTTTGATCGTAGTGGTAAACTACTGAAACAATTAGTTCCTTCTGGAAATGGTTGGGACGGAACATATGGCGGAAGATTAATGCCTTCTAGCGAATATTGGTTCCAGGTAAAATTAGGTGATGGAAGAATCCGTAAGGGAAGTTTTGCTTTAATTAGATAA